Below is a genomic region from Penaeus monodon isolate SGIC_2016 chromosome 33, NSTDA_Pmon_1, whole genome shotgun sequence.
NNNNNNNNNNNNNNNNNNNNNNNNNNNNNNNNNNNNNNNNNNNNNNNNNNNNNNNNNNNNNNNNNNNNNNNNNNNNNNNNNNNNNNNNNNNNNNNNNNNNCAGTAACACAGAGTAAAACGAACATCCAAATCCAGCACTCCAAACACGCTGCCATTTCATCCGCCTTTAATGCCGGGGCAACGAATCAATAACAACCTCAAATCAgctttaataaaaacaatcataaaaaaatataagctcACTAATGAATTTCGATAAACAACATTCATTAATCCCGCTTTGATACTTTACAAAAAAACTCTAACGGGGCTAATTTTAACTTTGGGGCCGCCTCGACGAACAGCTGATCTCGTCACCACTTGGGCATCGCTTGAGTGGCTGTCTCGAGTGCCGTAATGTCAAGGGGGCTGGTCAAGGAGACTGATGATGAGGATGTAAAGCGAGAAGGCCTAATGNNNNNNNNNNNNNNNNNNNNNNNNNNNNNNNNNNNNNNNNNNNNNNNNNNNNNNNNNNNNNNNNNNNNNNNNNNNNNNNNNNNNNNNNTTGGCAGCAAGAAAAGTCGTGTCGACACTGACAATAAAACCCACACTGAACTTGCAAATCAAACACAATTTCAGAACTcccaaacgaaaacaaacaaaaaaatggggaaacaaCTACAAGAAAGACACAAACACCAACAGATTAATCCGCCAATCACAAACTTCCCCTGAAATCCCCAGAAATTAACaataagaggagggagaagaagaaaaaaaagtaaggcgGTTTAATCTCCTAATCGTGATTGGACAGCGTTAATCACCCGCCGTATCGATGAATGGGTGGCGAAGAAAAGAACGATAATGAGGGAAGAGTTGGAAGAGATCGGGAGATGCATATAATNNNNNNNNNNNNNNNNNNNNNNNNNNNNNNNNNNNNNNNNNNNNNNNNNNNNNNNNNNNNNNNNNNNNNNNNNNNNNNNNNNNNNNNNNNNNNNNNNNNNNNNNNNNNNNNNNNNNNNNNNNNNNNNNNNNNNNNNNNNNNNNNNNNNNNNNNNNNaaaggagagaaggaaaaaaaggaagaatgggagagggagggaaaaagagggtgaCGAAGGGGAAACGAgttaaagagggaaaagaggatggagagaaaaaaatatataatataatttccacGTACACCGAATATTGGATATCCACAACGATAAGTAATAACCATCTAAAGACAGCACTACTCTGtgttataaatgaatgaataagNNNNNNNNNNNNNNNNNNNNNNNNNNNNNNNNNNNNNNNNNNNNNNNNNNNNNNNNNNNNNNNNNNNNNNNNNNNNNNNNNNNNNNNNNNNNNNNNNNNNNNNNNNNNNNNNNNNNNNNNNNNNNNNNNNNNNNNNNNNNNNNNNNNNNNNNNNNNNNNNNNNNNNNNNNNNNNNNNNNNNNNNNNNNNNNNNNNNNNNNNNNNNNNNNNNNNNNNNNNNNNNNcccaataccctccccccccactcacgCCCTCGGTCGCCCGGCCATCCGTTCCCTCCCGAAGCCATCCTTAGCTCCTCGTCCATCACGCTCGACGCCGCTGAAGCCTGCATACGAGagctacccccaccccaccgtcACGTCGTCTGGCGAGTCTTTCCCCTGCCTCCCATTCCTCTCTAGTCACCTACCTTCCCTTTCCCACGAaaatctcttttcttcccccaacTCCCACCCTTCGTACACCCATCCACATACCCCAAGTCTAGCcaactccttcctcttccccatgaatctcttttcctccccaacccccgaCCCTAGCATAGCTACACCTCTACCCCCGAGACTAGTcacctccctccatttccccacAAATCTCCTttctacaccccctccccacctcgtcCCTGAGTCAAACtaacttcttccccctccccccatccttttcaGACACCCCCGgtctcctatcctccccctcctctaccccaaATCTATCCACTNNNNNNNNNNNNNNNNNNNNNNNNNNNNNNNNNNNNNNNNNNNNNNNNNNNNNNNNNNNNNNNNNNNNNNNNNNNNNNNNNNNNNNNNNNNNNNNNNNNNNNNNNNNNNNNNNNNNAGCGTGTTATGAGCAGATAATGGCCAACGCTGAAGCCTCCTATACATAGCCGGCAAGCGCAacgacgcaaacaaacaaatgcaatcCCGGACCTCGTATGTATAACAGGNNNNNNNNNNNNNNNNNNNNNNNNNNNNNNNNNNNNNNNNNNNNNNNNNNNNNNNNNNNNNNNNNNNNNNNNNNNNNNNNNNNNNNNNNNNNNNNNNNNNNNNNNNNNNNNNNNNNNNNNNNNNNNNNNNNNNNNNNNNNNNNNNNNNNNNNNNNNNNNNNNATTTCCCTCTCAGCTTCGCCTGCATGATGTAAATAAACACGGGAGCGAAGGAACAACAAACACATANNNNNNNNNNNNNNNNNNNNNNNNNNNNNNNNNNNNNNNNNNNNNNNNNNNNNNNNNNNNNNNNNNNNNNNNNNNNNNNNNNNNNNNNNNNNNNNNNNNNNNNNNNNNNNNNNNNNNNNNNNNNNNNNNNNNNNNNNNNNNNNNNNNNNNNNNNNNNNNNNNNNNNNNNNNNNNNNNNNNNNNNNNNNNNNNNNNNNNNNNNNNNNNNNNNNNNNNNNNNNNNNNNNNNNNNNNNNNNNNNNAAACATGGCCGTAAAACAACAATCAAGCAAAAAATCACAAtacaggaaggaaaaaaacgtaagggggggggggggggcatggcaaAATTAAATGATCGAAATCaaataaaaagcacaaaaacatACAGGCGTAAAGCGCACATAGACGATACAGGCCATNNNNNNNNNNNNNNNNNNNNNNNNNNNNNNNNNNNNNNNNNCTACCGCCCTTCAGTCAATTCTCGTCCATAggcggaaaaaaggaaggaatggaaggcaagtagataaaatgagagataaagaagaacagAATGATAGGGAAGTGAGAAAAATGGCCAATATAAAgccagagagaggaaaggggaggaaccaAGCTGAAGAACAGAcaggagaaacagaagagggaCTGGGCGTAAAAAACGAAGATGATCtaacagggagggaaagaaagacaggacACGAAAGGGGACATGAAGACAGGTGATAAAGACGAGTCTGAAGATACGGAAGAGacggaaaaaatgggaaaatgacggaaattagagaaaaaaagagataaagacaagCTAAAAGGGAATANNNNNNNNNNNNNNNNNNNNNNNNNNNNNNNNNNNNNNNNNNNNNNNNNNNNNNNNNNNNNNNNNAGGCGGTATAAAGGAGAGCCAGAGATAAAAAGGGGCGAGCCAAGAGCAAAAACTCACGGCTCACAGCGCGCGGCTCGAGTTTCCCTGTGTAAACGCGCGCTCACTCAGAATTCGTTACGCGGgaaagtgttttttattataaacaatattcgAGTTCATGATCCAGGCTTATCAAGTGAAAGAAGTGGAAATGAGGGTGATATTTTGttggtaataataaattaatcctTATGCACTGCAATAGCAAGACNNNNNNNNNNNNNNNNNNNNNNNNNNNNNNNNNNNNNNNNNNNNNNNNNNNNNNNNNNNNNNNNNNNNNNNNNNNNNNNNNNNNNNNNNNNNNNNNNNNNNNNNNNNNNNNNNNNNNNNNNNNNNNNNNNNNNNNNNNNNNNNNNNNNNNNNNNNNNNNNNNNNNNNNNNNNNNNNNNNNNNNNNNNNNNNNNNNNNNNNNNNNNNNNNNNNNNNNNNNNNNNNNNNNNNNNNNNNNNNNNNNNNNNNNNAACTTCGAAGCGAGACCCGACTGACTATTCGCACTCCTGCAAAAAGGCGAGACCCATGTAAATACACTCCATAACAGTGGCAAGTGCTTCGAAACCCCGAACCGAAACGAAGCATTTCTGCACAGCCACTCTCTCGGCCGCCTCACCTGTTCCCCAGACTGACGGCCAACAGCGAGCCCGCATTACCGCCTTCATTCAGTGTCTTTACTGGTACTGACGGCGACTGAATTATTCTTTGATTCCGCTGAGTGGGGTTTCCTTTTCGTTTGTTAATACCCGCCTGAAATGTGTAGTTGACAATACAGAACATctgcagtttttttctctcttatgctATCCGCGAGGNNNNNNNNNNNNNNNNNNNNNNNNNNNNNNNNNNNNNNNNNNNNNNNNNNNNNNNNNNNNNNNNNNNNNNNNNNNNNNNNNNNNNNNNNNNNNNNNNNNNNNNNNNNNNNNNNNNNNNNNNNNNNNNNNNNNNNNNNNNNNNNNNNNNNNNNNNNNNNNNNNNNNNNNNNNNNNNNNNNNNNNNNNNNNNNNNNNNNNNNNNNNNNNNNNNNNNNNNNNNNNNNNNNNNNNNNNNNNNNNNNNNNNNNNNNNNNNNNNNNNNNNNNNNNNNNNNNNNNNNNNNNNNNNNNNNNNNNNNNNNNNTTGTTAATTAATATTCAGAATACCGAAAATAGATACGTACTCATGAGCCTAgccgtatacatatgcatacagagcacgcacacacgtacgcggNNNNNNNNNNNNNNNNNNNNNNNNNNNNNNNNNNNNNNNNNNNNNNNNNNNNNNNNNNNNNNNNNNNNNNNNNNNNNNNNNNGTACGCGGNNNNNNNNNNNNNNNNNNNNNNNNNNNNNNNNNNNNNNNNNNNNNNNNNNNNNNNNNNNNNNNNNNNNNNNNNNNNNNNNNNNNNNNNNNNNNNNNNNNNNNNNNNNNNNNNNNNNNNNNNNNNNNNNNNNNNNNNNNNNNNNNNNNNNNNNNNNNNNNNNNNNNNNNNNNNNNNNNNNNNNNNNNNNNNNNNNNNNNNNNNNNNNNNNNNNNNNNNNNNNNNNNNNNNNNNNNNNNNNNNNNNNNNNNNNNNNNNNNNNNNNNNNNNTTTAAGGACACAAATAAGacagaagacaagaaaaggagCCACAGGTCACAAGAAAAGCTATTAGAGATAGACTGCATTACCTCTTATCTTGCATCTTGTCCGATCTTGCATCTTGTCCAATCCAAAGAAAAGAACTGCTCGCTTAACCACTTGCCCAGAAGCCCACAGATATTTCAACAGTAACATTACTGAATTCTCGAACCTAAATCTACCGAGAGACTGACAGATTCGAACGACTGTCAGGTTCTCTGGTCCGACTTTTGGTTGACAGTGGTGTATGTACAGCAGCGGCAAGCAATGGTGCCTGACAGCCTTAATGCCATGTTAAAGGCTATTTGATGAAACAAAGTAGGGCTGAAATTCGGTACTCGGAATGATAACGCAAGGAAAGTGTCAGGACTCACCTTATGTGTTTTGGTGACGGCGTTGAGCGCGTGCACGTCGTGTGCGTGGTGCCGTCCGTGGTGCAGGCACAGAACGCACACTGGAAGACGGCAGGTGAGGCAGTACATGGACACATGCTCTTGCGGGTGGTGTGTGCagcgcccttccctctccctccgtcgcgCCCTCAGGAGCGCCCTTCCTTCGGCCACGCTCACGAGCCAGTGGGCGGCCAGAGGGCCACGGGCGGGGTGGCATGCTTCTCGACAAGGGCCGCAGTAGAACACTAAGCACTGGTCGCAAAAGACCTGGGCGGGTCGGGGCGCCGTGGCCGCATCGCAAAGCTGGCACGGCTCAGCTACCTGGTACCTCTCCAGGTGCTTGTCCACCACCGCCGCCAGCACCTTGAACCGCGTCAGCCCCTGCGCCCCCGCTTCGTCTGTCGGCGTCAGAACGGAGCACTGCGGGCATGCGATGGTGTACacgggcggcggcgggggcggatCCGAGCTGCTGCCTCCTTCAGGAGCACCGACAAGGCTTGTTGGACGAGAACTACACGAAACGCCCGAGTCAGCGTCGCTCAACACGGACAGTTTATCCACCTCGGATGTTTCGTGGAGATCTTCGGCAGGAGCAACACTCCCTTCATCCTCACTACGTGCAGGCGGAGCTGCAGGTTTCTGAAGTGCTCCTGCACAAGCTAGACACAAAGCATGACGACACACTAATATAACCGGCACGTGGTAATACCCGGTACACTGACTACACCGCAGCTCCTCCTCCATCTCGCTCACTGGCTCAGCTCACACTGTTTACATTTGCGAGCCGTTGAGCGTTCCAGCCGACGTGGGGCAAGCATTTTtcgaatcttatttttattactttatataacttttaaatatatttttagggtTATTTATCTTATAGTTTCATGATTTCTAATGCTTTTAATAGAGATACGTTAAATTATAGTTTGTAAAGATGAATAACCCAAAATGTAATAGAAAACGGAAATTTCTTCAACATATTATAGcataaactattatatttttgatattgacAAAGCCTACTGAAGTTATAGCACATAAATTTTAGTAGCTTTCATATAACGGTAATAGATGTGTAATGCTTACATGGAACATATATTCAAAGAtacgtttttaattgttttctaccATTTCAAAATTCCTTTTAGATTCACCAATGCGGATTTTCAGAAGGCAGATGCATTTTCAGCTCCTGATGAGTTATGTTTACATAAAAGGTTGCTGTTAAACTATTCTTGTGATCATCAAATAATAGGATATCTTTTAATCAATGTATTCAGAGTTTGTCGTCTCTGAAAATTGGCTTCAAAGCTTAGACAATTTCTCTTTCTTCAGTTATTTGAAGACTTTTAAAACTTCTTGATCCGCGTCAGTTAANNNNNNNNNNNNNNNNNNNNNNNNNNAATATTCACGTTCTAGATGTTTATGAACAGAATTTATTTAAGGTTACTCTTTTCAGTTTATAATCGAGCTCACGTTTGTAGATCGTTTTATCCATCTTTgatatccctttttttaattggcaGTAAATATTTCTAAAGGGCTATTGGCCTTTACTCATTTAACTaaacggagaaagaaaatgtttataatttGGGAACCCTTCcctatcttttctttatcattgtatatatttttaatcgcACTATCAGACTTCTTACCAGACATTTAAGAAAATGAATTTGATCTCTTCTACAAAATCCATTCAATTCAATGTTCATGAAGGGATTCTGAAAATGTAATGATTGATTCTCGTCAACAACACAATTATGAAGCCGATTTATTTGCAGCTTGTATTTCATTCCGATAACATTGGAACGTTTCGTATACTCTCAAGTGATGCCACATGACATCTATGAACAAAGATTATTTCCACTCTTAATCTTtattcacacaaaaataaaaaatgttttgtctGTCCAATTTCTTGCCCTGATAATGTCTAGTACGCCAATCAAAACATCTGTTCAACACTCCTTTAACTATATAGGTCCTGTAGTTAGTTTTCATTTCANNNNNNNNNNNNNNNNNNNNNNNNNNNNNNNNNNNNNNNNNNNNNNNNNNNNNNNNNNNNNNNNNNNNNNNNNNNNNNNNNNNNNNNNNNNNNNNNNNNNNNNNNNNNNNNNNNNNNNNNNNNNNNNNNNNNNNNNNNTcaacctttcttttctcctgacaaacatCTACTGCTAATAATAGTTGGTTTATATATGGGAGTCCATCTTCGAGTGCTCCCTTGGGGCTTGGATGCCTTCCCCTTTTGAACTGCATGATATCCATTGAGGGGGCGTTGGGCAATCTTTCTATGTATAGGGTAAAAAGCTGAGAATCAATGTAGCTCGGTTATCAAGACCTTTTCTCTTGTAATTTAGCAATGAAAAAAATCAGTAAGTCTTGTAGTTAGTTTTCAttgtaatataaagtatatactacTACCAAAGACCTTTCTGGGATGTCTGGCTGTGAGGAAAATGACACTACAAGCAACGATATGGCAAGCATAGAAGTGATGCTCTGCTGGCAACACTGGTCTAGATTGATTAGAATATGTAATTTTCTGTAAACAATAaattctcattatcaatattcccACTTGCTCAAACATGTGACTGCAAATGCCAAATGAATACTGGGNNNNNNNNNNNNNNNNNNNNNNNNNAGGGACCAGNNNNNNNNNNNNNNNNNNNNNNNNNNNNNNNCTATTAACCATTACTAATCTGTCTGCCATTTACCATTATGCTACAGTAAAGAAAAGGGTAACAGGTCAGGAGTGTAATACAAAAATGTAACAATTGTTAGCAACAGAATTTAGTTCTGAAATGTGAATCTAACTGTATTAAATTCTAGTTTTATATATGAATTCAATAAATATTGCATTAGTCATACCTTTCAATATCAGAAGACTAGTCAATGTCATCAGTTTTCTCTTGCTGTGATAAGGAAGCTTTCTTACTcaaatctaaaattttatttcttgatttGTTAACATCAAAAAGACTCCCTCAGATACTGGTAAGATTGTTTTCTTGTACACTGGCTTATGAGTGTTTTCAAATAATTCTGTAATGCANNNNNNNNNNNNNNNNNNNNNNNTTCATTACagcattgttttttatcatatgcCAACTTGCTGCCTATTTTCTTGTCTTCAACTGTATACTTTCATAACAGTATGTAAGATTCTAAGTAGAATAAATATACAGGGATATAAAACAATCATGAATTTCCTATAAATCTCTTTCAGTGTAAATAACATCTGGTATGGCAATTTCATGGAACATAACACAATGTTTTAACCATTGTTTCTgtcaatacaatataataataataacttctagTTAGACCATAATCTTCAAACAAAGAGAATTTATCAGACAACATACACATCTTTTCACACCCATGCAAACTGGCAAGTTAAATATTTAACAGGAAAAGTTCTCTTACAATATCCTTTGTTATATTctttaccaaaaagaaaaaaatgagacaggagagagaacagCAATGTTACTGGTAGTTATGCTGAAAGATAAAGGTGAAACAAAGCACATTAGAAATATATCTTGTCACTGACATTAAAAGAACATCAACTGCATGACCATATTGGCCAGAAATTATTCTTGACAAGATTTCCAAGCACTAAGAGCACCATGAATGATAAGAAAattgtcttttttgtattttgaactACAAATAAAGTCTGttgcatatttacacatacacatctttATTGNNNNNNNNNNNNNNNNNNNNNNNNNNNNNNTTGAACTTCAAATCCAAAAACTCAGGTGAAAAACCTATGTGCTAAAAGGTCACACATAAAAGGATTGCATATTTTACCCTCAGAAGCACAGGAATGCTCATCCAATCATCTTGGTACAGTGTGACTCCTTACCAAGACACAGCACTCTCACATTCTCATCAGACCAAATGAGCTACTGGGGTTGTGGTAGAGAAGTTTTtgtatctcacccccccccccctttccagacTTGGCACATGCTCTGACTACATCCCACACATACTAACTAGAAATATTTATCCCATCATTCACAGCTGATCAGTCTGTTGTCTGACactattgtttgtttgtatgggaAGGCAAAACCCTCTTTGACTTTCATTTCTGTACAATATTAATATCTACCAGTCATACATGATGCTCAAAAttaaataacacaacacatattacatatgattgttatgtttatatacataaaaagaagtTCTTAGAATGACATGAAATTGTgccagaaaaagtaataaaacaaaaaacaaaaaagttaattCCTAAgaaaattagtataaaaatataacaatacatttCAGTAAGTACATTGCTTTATACAACTCATTTCAAATCACAGAATAACATTCAAACTAGAAAACTTTCTCTACagtataattaagaaaaaattatcCAGTTTTACATGAAGCATTTGATTTCCAAgagattattttcaaaaatatatatcaaatatatataaaaggaacacCTGTACTTAGATTCTGTTCCAGctgttatgcatatgtatgtttgaataAATTTTGTAATTTGGCTTATCATTTTCTGCTGTCAGTTTAAAATCCTTTTAATACGACTCTTCTTATATTACTGAATTtgtacaaatgaataaacaaattcaATACTGACAACCTTAGTCAGGCTaccagaaataatatataaataaataacaaaaagtgataacaaaagtgataaaattTCTAAATAAGAGTTTTTCCACTAAAGAGATCGTTCAAACACCATACAAAACTTACAGTTACTGTTTNNNNNNNNNNNNNNNNNNNNNNNNNNNNNNNNNNNNNNNNNNNNNNNNNNNNNNNNNNNNNNNNTATGATATGGCATGtgaaagttatatgtatataagagtgaaaaatttaaaagactaaTAAgagatttaaaacaataataatgaaaataacaatttaaaaactaaccacaataaaaaacaagCATAAATGAGTATAAAGGAAAACATTATTTCAGAGCATAAGAATTGCTACTCAATACTTTCAACTTAAAAATCATGAATACGAATTCTTCTTTCATACAAAAATCAtcccttttcattctcatttttctgAATGAAGTCAGGAAAACATTACAATAATTCCTAATATTGTTAATGCCTTATATATCTTAATGAACCCTGTATAACCACAACACTGCCATTGNNNNNNNNNNNNNNNNNNNNNNNNNNNNNNNNNNNNNNNNNNNNNNNNNNNNNNNNNNNNNNNNNNNNNNNNNNNNNNNNNAAAATGAAATTCAGTTTTGACAGTTTTCCATTATTAAGTAGCAACAGGCAGAAATCTGAGAGCTGCCCAGACTGGTATGCAGGAAACCCAAGATTTGAGAGAAGACTTCCTCCTAGGCTGCAGAATCATGTCATTTTCTGGACCTGAAATGNNNNNNNNNNNNNNNNNNNNNNNNNNNNNNNNNNNNNNNNNNNNNNNNNNNNNNNNNNNNNNNNNNNNNNNNNNNNNNNNNCAACAACAAACATAACTTTTACTGATAAAACTACTACTTTACAGGAATATCTATTACCACTTGCATACACTAAATAAAATCATAGCAATTTTTTGGCatatcaacattatatatagtctatactgTTTCAAGTCAGGCAAGAGTGAAAAATAAAGTAGCTCATGAACAACTTTTTGATGAGACAAAATCTTAATCGAAATACACTTCATCCACACTTGATTTAAACTATTTTGAAAAAAGTGAACAGGGCACTTTTTTCACCTCTCTTTTTTGGACGTAGGAAATGTGGCGTCTTTTCTTACTGGGCACCGGTACAGCCGATGGCGGGACAGCTCAATGGGCCGTCTGAAGCCCTCCTTGCACTCAAGGCACTGGAAGGGCTTGTGAGGGCTGTGGTGCTCTCTGAAATGTGACTGAAGAGAGCTCTGCAATTTGTACGAGGATTCGCAAAAGAGGCAGGCAAAGGGTTTCTCTGTGGTGGAAAACTCAGTCAAGGTGGTGTTCTGCAGCTTGATACCCATTCGGTATCTTGTCTCCACTGTACCAAGCCCATTATCATACACTAGCACTGGCATGTGGTAGACACGCACATGCATCTTCAGGGCTAATGCGGATTCACACCGCATGCGACAATACATGCACAGGAACACCTGCGTACCATCCTCTTCTCGTATAACACCCACTTTGAGCTTCTCATCGGGGGAGAAGAAGGCAGGGTCTGTGTCAAAAACGATGTTGGGTGCCGGTTGTGCCTGCTTCTGTGGGAGGGAACGCTGGTTGCCCGAGCCATCATCGTCGACATCAATGTCTGGCTCCACTTCCATTATCATAACAGCCTGTTTTTGAAGTAAAGAAAAATNNNNNNNNNNNNNNNNNNNNNNNNNNNNNNNNNNNNNNNNNNNNNNNNNNNNNNNNNNNNNNNNNNNNNNNNNNNNNNNNNNNNNNNNNNNNNNNNNNNNNNNNNNNNNNNNNNNNNNNNNNNNNNNNNNNNNNNNNNNNNNNNNNNNNNNNNNNNNNNNNNNNNNNNNNNNNNNNNNNNNNNNNNNNNNNNNNNNNNNNNNNNNNNNNNNNNNNNNNNNNNNNNNNNNNNNNNNNNNNNNNNNNNNNNNNNNNNNNNNNNNNNNNNNNNNNNNNNNNNNNNNNNNNNNNNNNNNNNNNNNNNNNNNNNNNNNNNNNNNNNNNNNNNNNNNNNNNNNNNNNNNNNNNNNNNNNNNNNNNNNNNNNNNNNNNNNNNNNNNNNNNNNNNNNNNNNNNNNNNNNNNNNNNNNNNNNNNNNNNNNNNNNNNNNNNNNNNNNNNNNNNNNNNNNNNNNNNNNNNNNNNNNNNNNNNNNNNNNNNNNNNNNNNNNNNNNNNNNNNNNNNNNNNNNNNNNNNNNNNNNNNNNNNNNNNNNNNNNNNNNNNNNNNNNNNNNNNNNNNNNNNNNNNNNNNNNNNNNNNNNNNNNNNNNNNNNNNNNNNNNNNNNNNNNNNNNNNNNNNNNNNNNNNNNNNNNNNNNNNNNNNNNNNNNNNNNNNNNNNNNNNNNNNNNNNNNNNNNNNNNNNNNNNNNNNNNNNNNNNNNNNNNNNNNNNNNNNNNNNNNNNNNNNNNNNNNNNNNNNNNNNNNNNNNNNNNNNNNNNNNNNNNNNNNNNNNNNNNNNNNNNNNNNNNNNNNNNNNNNNNNNNNNNNNNNNNNNNNNNNNNNNNNNNNNNNNNNNNNNNNNNNNNNNNNNNNNNNNNNNNNNNNNNNNNNNNNNNNNNNNNNNNNNNNNNNNNNNNNNNNNNNNNNNNNNNNNNNNNNNNNNNNNNNNNNNNNNNNNNNNNNNNNNNNNNNNNNNNNNNNNNNNNNNNNNNNNNNNNNNNNNNNNNNNNNNNNNNNNNNNNNNNNNNNNNNNNNNNNNNNNNNNNNNNNNNNNNNNNNNNNNNNNNNNNNNNNNNNNNNNNNNNNNNNNNNNNNNNNNNNNNNNNNNNNNNNNNNNNNNNNNNNNNNNNNNNNNNNNNNNNNNNNNNNNNNNNNNNNNNNNNNNNNNNNNNNNNNNNNNNNNNNNNNNNNNNNNNNNNNNNNNNNN
It encodes:
- the LOC119594131 gene encoding E3 ubiquitin-protein ligase TRIM9-like (The sequence of the model RefSeq protein was modified relative to this genomic sequence to represent the inferred CDS: added 633 bases not found in genome assembly), with amino-acid sequence MEEELRCSQCTGYYHVPVILVCRHALCLACAGALQKPAAPPARSEDEGSVAPAEDLHETSEVDKLSVLSDADSGVSCSSRPTSLVGAPEGGSSSDPPPPPPVYTIACPQCSVLTPTDEAGAQGLTRFKVLAAVVDKHLERYQVAEPCQLCDAATAPRPAQVFCDQCLVFYCGPCREACHPARGPLAAHWLVSVAEGRALLRARRREREGRCTHHPQEHVSMYCLTCRLPVCVLCLHHGRHHAHDVHALNAVTKTHKTELSQALQQLSEKARAATEFIHTLKTLSEEVHGNCREVEGVIVAQVDALVEALQARRVDLINWVRRQRDAKVHSLRDQVQEYTHTLQSTTATIHFCIEALKESDPASFMEAQEILEERVNAMSRDWDQSMVSEPRVPPHFNLTLDDKTLLTAIQQLTFIQLKHPVVTLQETDDGKGVVNDIDKSLSFHLWFIIVIETAWSVYLVQAFFNE
- the LOC119594298 gene encoding zinc finger protein SNAI1-like; protein product: MEVEPDIDVDDDGSGNQRSLPQKQAQPAPNIVFDTDPAFFSPDEKLKVGVIREEDGTQVFLCMYCRMRCESALALKMHVRVYHMPVLVYDNGLGTVETRYRMGIKLQNTTLTEFSTTEKPFACLFCESSYKLQSSLQSHFREHHSPHKPFQCLECKEGFRRPIELSRHRLYRCPVRKDATFPTSKKER